One Rattus rattus isolate New Zealand chromosome 12, Rrattus_CSIRO_v1, whole genome shotgun sequence genomic window carries:
- the LOC116914084 gene encoding uncharacterized protein LOC116914084 encodes MRRKRPRALGSLRNPVPQQGSTLYTLPVSVPLIPSQPANLHLPVPVNPLSVFYPTTFPSLRNTSNFPTLMMAMPSSSSLAKTPSNYPVLSASPSYLSTLMTTSPERVPRDSGLLLVSYPKGRGLQPVRVPGKSEPETKTGSHKVKGSQDLFKLCAFIQGT; translated from the exons atgagaaggaagcGTCCAAGGGCTTTGGGAAGTCTTCGCAACCCTGTTCCCCAACAGGGTTCCACACTGTATACTTTGCCTGTCAGTGTTCCTCTCATCCCTTCTCAGCCGGCCAACCTTCATCTTCCTGTTCCTGTCAACCCGCTTTCTGTTTTCTACCCTACCAcattcccttctctgaggaacaCTTCCAACTTCCCCACCTTAATGATGGCTAtgcccagctcctcctctctcGCCAAAACTCCCTCCAACTaccctgttctctctgcttccccttcctATTTGTCTACCCTCATGACTACCTCTCCTGAAAGAGTGCCAAGGGATAGTGGCCTCCTTTTGGTTTCCTATCCGAAAGGTAGAGGCCTTCAGCCAGTCAGG GTACCAGGGAAATCAGAGCCGGAGACAAAGACTGGGAGTCATAAAGTTAAGGGGAGCCAAGACCTGTTTAAGCTTTGTGCCTTTATTCA AGGAACCTGA
- the LOC116913191 gene encoding uncharacterized protein LOC116913191: MMRRKRPRILGSLRNPVLSQASSPPSVQSNSVHFFPSQTTVSQPVTHINPLSVFYPTSFPALKNTSYFPTLMIAMPSSSCINKLSSKHPTYFTTPSYLSTLMTTSSTRAPLDSCLDPLSHPEASYLQPDWHILWGLSKNSLDSEPEIRESRWDLTSLVPGKSEPETKTGNHEVEEAQALDKLEAFTQEALESTATLEVLPKKTGQDKIQFC, encoded by the exons ATGATGAGAAGGAAGCGTCCAAGGATTTTGGGAAGTCTTCGGAATCCTGTTCTCTCTCAGGCTTCTTCTCCACCCTCTGTCCAATCAAACAGCGTTCATTTCTTCCCATCTCAGACTACCGTATCTCAGCCTGTCACTCATATCAaccctctttctgttttctacccTACCTCTTTCCCTGCTCTGAAGAACACTTCCTACTTCCCCACCTTAATGATTGCTATGCCCAGCTCCTCCTGTATAAACAAACTTTCCTCTAAGCACCCCACTTATTTCACTACCCCTTCCTACCTGTCTACCCTCATGACTACCTCTTCTACAAGAGCACCACTGGATAGTTGCCTAGACCCTCTTTCCCATCCAGAAGCTAGCTACCTTCAGCCAGACTGG CATATCCTTTGGGGATTGAGTAAGAATTCTCTAGACTCAGAGCCTGAAATTAGAGAAAGCAGATGGGACCTCACATCCTTG GTACCAGGGAAATCAGAGCCGGAGACAAAGACTGGAAATCATGAAGTGGAAGAGGCTCAAGCCCTGGATAAACTTGAGGCCTTCACTCAGGAAGCACTGGAAAGCACAGCCACACTGGAGGTGCTGCCCAAAAAGACAGGGCAGGACAAAATCCAGTTTTGTTAG